In the Sinomonas cyclohexanicum genome, CCGGCGGCCGCGAGGGCCTGCTCGAACGCCTGGGACTGGCCGTTCGTACGGAAGAGGACGGCGATGTCCTTCGGCTGGGTGCCGGCGGCGACAAGGGCTGAGATCCGGCGCGCGACGGCGGCCGCCTCCGCCTCGTCGTCCGAGCATTCGGCGAACTCCGGCTCCGGGCCGTCGGGCCGCTGCGCCATGAGGGTCAGCGGCTGGGCCCACCGGGCGTCGGCGGCGGGGCCGGCCGGCCGGCGGGAGGCGAGCAGCTGGTTCGCGAGGCGGACCACCTGCGGGCTCGAACGGTAGTCGCGGACGAGGCGGATCATCGCGGCGTCCGGATGGTGCTTGCCGAACTCGAGCAGGTGGGCGCTCGTGGCACCGGTGAAGGAGTAGATGGTCTGGCTCGCGTCGCCGACCACGCAGAGCTCCTCCCTGCCTCCGAGCCAGAGTTCGAGGAGCCTCTGCTGGAGCGGCGACACGTCCTGGTACTCGTCCACCACGAAATAGCGGTACTGGTCGCGCACGGTGGCCGCGACCTTCGGGTCCTCCTGGAGGATCCCCACGGTGATGAGCAGCACGTCCTCGAAGTCGATGAGGTTGCGGTCCACCTTGATATCCTCGTAGGCCTCGAAAAGGCGCGCCACCGTGGTCGGCTGCAGGCCGCCGGGCTCTCCCCTGCCGGTGGCGCCCTCGAGGTACGTGGATGGGGTGAGCATCGAGACCTTGGCCCACTCGATCTCCGAGGCGAGGTCGCGGATGGCCGCGCGGTCCACCGTGAGGCGCAGGCGCCTGGCGCCCTCGGCGATGGCCTGGGCCTTGTGCTCGAGGAGCCCGGGAAGCGCGCCGCCCACGGCCTGGGGCCAGAAGTACTGCAGCTGCCTCAGGGCCGCGGCGTGGAAGGTGCGGGCCTGCACGCCGCCGACGCCGAGGTCCCTCAGGCGACTGCGCATCTCGGCGGCCGCGCGCGCGGTGAACGTCACGGCCAGCAGCCGCTGCGGGGAGTAGACACCGGAGTGCACACCATAGGCGATGCGGTGCGTGATGGCGCGCGTCTTGCCCGTCCCGGCACCTGCCAGGACGCACACGGGCCCGTGGAGGGTGGTCGCGACCTCGCGCTGCTCGTCGTCGAGACCGCCGAGCAGCCGCTCCTCGAGTGTCCCGCCGTCATGGGTGTCCAGGGTGGTCGGCTCGCTCATCTGGCGGCCACCGCGGAGGAGTCGGCGATGCGGCCGCCGTACCAGTGCTCGATGAGGGCACGGGAGATCGAGAGGCTGCTCGGGAGCGCGATCTCCCCCGATGCGGCGGCCTCGGCGAGCTCGTCCCGGGTGAACCAGCGCGCGCGCAGCACCTCGGCGCCGTCCGGCTGGGCGACCGTGTCCTCGGTGCGGGCCGTGAAGCCGAGCATGAGCGACGCCGGGAACGGCCACGGCTGCGATCCGAGGTACTGGCATTCGGCGACCCGGACGCCCACCTCCTCGAGGATCTCGCGGGACACGGCCTGTTCGAGCGACTCCCCCGGCTCCACGAAGCCGGCGAGCGTCGAGAACATCGTCGAACGCATGCGCGCGCCGGTGGCCAGGAGCAGCCTGTCGTCCGGGCCGACGACAGTCACGATGATCGCGGGATCCGTGCGGGGGAAGTGCTCCGAGCCGTCCTCGGGGCACACCCGGACCCAGCCGCTCTGGACGACCTCGGTGGCGGCACCGCACCTCGGGCAGCGCGGATGGGCGGCATGCCAGTTGGCGATCGCCGTCGCCTCGAGCAGGATGCCCGCCTCGACCCCGTCCAGTCCGGGACCCGACTCGCGGAAACCGGCCCAGTTCGTGTCCTCCGGCAGGAGCCCCGCGCCCTCAGCCGCCGGCTCGGACATGACGGCCGAGACCGGCTCGACCGGCTCGGGCAGCACCACGAGGACGACGTCGGCACCCGGGTTCGCGTGCGCCGTCGTGCGTTCCTGCGGCAGCCTGCCGAGGTACACGAGGAGGCCCTCGAGCCACGCAGCGGGAAGGAGGTGGGCCGGGAGGAACGCGAGGTGCCCACCCGTGTGGAGGGCACGGTGCTGCGAGTAGAGGACCGCCAGTGTTCCGGGCTGGCCCACCACGGCGCGGAGGAAGTCAGCGTCGGCGCGGTCCGCGGACCTGCGGTCCAGGACCTCGGCGCTGACCGGGAGGATTCGGTCGGCCAGCCGTCCCGCCGCGGGGCCCGCGCCGTCGAACGCGGCGAACGAGGAGACGGGAGGGTGGACGCGCGGAAGCGGGCCGGAAGTCATACCTCTACCGTACTGAGGCCCTCCGACAGTCGCACAACCGGAGGCACCCCGTATGTGGACAGCAAGCCCCCGAACACGAGGGCGCGTGGCGCGGGCCACTGCGGAGTCCTCGGCGTGGGAGGCGTAGACCGCGGTGGGCCTGGCGCTAGCGTGGAGAGGGTGAGACACACCCCGTTCGAGCTGGCCGCCATCGCCACCGCCGCCGTCCCCGGACTGAAGCCGACCGCCGTCGCCCCCTCCGCGGACGACGCCACCGACTTCGACGCCGCGCTGCTCGAGACGGCGGACGGACGCCGCTGGCGCATCAGGTGCCCGCGGGGCACCGAGGCGAGCGCCCGGCTCGAGACCGAGATGACGGTGCTTCGCTCCTTCGAGCCGTCCGTGAGGGCCGAGCTGCCCTTCCAGATGCCGGCGGTGGCCGGGACCGTGCGAATGGGCGACCTGACCACGTGCGTCTACACGAACCTGACCGGCTCGGTCCGCGGCCTCGAGGAGCTCACCCACGGCAGCGACCGCCTTGCCGCGGACATCGGACGCACCCTCGCCGCGATCCACGGACTGCCGCAGGCGCTCGTGGACGGCGCCGACCTGCCCTCCTACACGGCCAACGGGTTCCGCCAGCGCCGCCTCAACGAGCTCGACCAGGCGGCCACCACCGGCAAGATCCCGCCGGTGCTGCTGCGGCGGTGGGAGCAGGCCATGGAGGATGTGACGCTCTGGAGGTTCAACCCGACGGTGGTCCACGGAGACCTCCACGAGGACAACCTCCTCGTCGACGAGGACCGCGTCGCGGCGGTCACGGGCTGGACCGATCTGCGCATCGGCGACCCGGCCGATGACATCGCGTGGCTCGTCGCCTCCAATGAGCCGCGGTTCATCGAAGCCGTCCTCGCCTCGTACCACGAGGCCCGCAAGGAACCGGTCGACCCGCAGCTGGCCCGCCGGGCCTCGCTCGCGGCGGAGTTTGCCCTTGCCCAGTACCTCGTGAAGGCGACGACA is a window encoding:
- a CDS encoding ATP-dependent DNA helicase UvrD2; amino-acid sequence: MSEPTTLDTHDGGTLEERLLGGLDDEQREVATTLHGPVCVLAGAGTGKTRAITHRIAYGVHSGVYSPQRLLAVTFTARAAAEMRSRLRDLGVGGVQARTFHAAALRQLQYFWPQAVGGALPGLLEHKAQAIAEGARRLRLTVDRAAIRDLASEIEWAKVSMLTPSTYLEGATGRGEPGGLQPTTVARLFEAYEDIKVDRNLIDFEDVLLITVGILQEDPKVAATVRDQYRYFVVDEYQDVSPLQQRLLELWLGGREELCVVGDASQTIYSFTGATSAHLLEFGKHHPDAAMIRLVRDYRSSPQVVRLANQLLASRRPAGPAADARWAQPLTLMAQRPDGPEPEFAECSDDEAEAAAVARRISALVAAGTQPKDIAVLFRTNGQSQAFEQALAAAGIGYQLRGGERFFNRREVRDGMLQLRGAARAVADDGVPLAQRVRDVLSSLGYSETAPTGGGATRERWESLAALVALADELAAARGEGFGLTEFVAELQERATAQHAPAVQGVTLASLHAAKGLEWDAVFLVGLSEGLVPISFADTPVTIDEERRLLYVGITRAREFLHLSWSLSRTPGGRAHRRPSRFLDGLRPAGSSAVHSGGTPRKRRELKGPTTCRVCGAILSTGAERKVGRCANCPPSYEEATFEALRAWRLERAKESDVPAFVVFTDATLTAIAEAKPSSLAELAQVAGVGSAKLERYGQAVLELLRDA
- the nudC gene encoding NAD(+) diphosphatase codes for the protein MTSGPLPRVHPPVSSFAAFDGAGPAAGRLADRILPVSAEVLDRRSADRADADFLRAVVGQPGTLAVLYSQHRALHTGGHLAFLPAHLLPAAWLEGLLVYLGRLPQERTTAHANPGADVVLVVLPEPVEPVSAVMSEPAAEGAGLLPEDTNWAGFRESGPGLDGVEAGILLEATAIANWHAAHPRCPRCGAATEVVQSGWVRVCPEDGSEHFPRTDPAIIVTVVGPDDRLLLATGARMRSTMFSTLAGFVEPGESLEQAVSREILEEVGVRVAECQYLGSQPWPFPASLMLGFTARTEDTVAQPDGAEVLRARWFTRDELAEAAASGEIALPSSLSISRALIEHWYGGRIADSSAVAAR
- a CDS encoding phosphotransferase, with product MRHTPFELAAIATAAVPGLKPTAVAPSADDATDFDAALLETADGRRWRIRCPRGTEASARLETEMTVLRSFEPSVRAELPFQMPAVAGTVRMGDLTTCVYTNLTGSVRGLEELTHGSDRLAADIGRTLAAIHGLPQALVDGADLPSYTANGFRQRRLNELDQAATTGKIPPVLLRRWEQAMEDVTLWRFNPTVVHGDLHEDNLLVDEDRVAAVTGWTDLRIGDPADDIAWLVASNEPRFIEAVLASYHEARKEPVDPQLARRASLAAEFALAQYLVKATTLGDGAAAHDAAQMLAELAADIEASEAAEAREAAAAALSAEAASSEPASAERPAAERLPSSVAGVGASPTRGEPERNAEEREPEPETDAVPVITDGQRQA